In Herpetosiphon gulosus, a single window of DNA contains:
- a CDS encoding intradiol ring-cleavage dioxygenase has product MDNDDQPVGRILSRREVLRLFGLAGSAAVIAGCSTEVVPTATTVAQASAPTATATSAATNTIAEAATATAAATSTAEVTATSEAVAALPSCIVRPELTEGPYFVDEKLERSDIRSDPSNNAVSAGTQLDINVVVSQIGAGTCTALAGAIVDLWHCDADGVYSDATDRSFNTVGQKFLRGFQRTDASGLAKFTTIYPGWYQGRAVHIHFKIRTDAGYEFTSQFFFDESLTDVVHAQAPYVAKGVRTLLNDGDGIYQQSGGQTILTVTPSAQGYSATFEIGLQI; this is encoded by the coding sequence ATGGATAATGACGATCAACCAGTTGGCCGGATTTTGAGTCGGCGCGAGGTACTCAGGCTGTTTGGGTTGGCTGGTTCGGCGGCGGTCATTGCTGGTTGTAGTACCGAGGTTGTGCCAACTGCGACGACTGTGGCTCAAGCGAGTGCACCAACGGCCACAGCTACCAGCGCCGCAACCAATACAATTGCCGAGGCGGCGACGGCAACTGCTGCCGCAACCAGCACTGCCGAAGTAACCGCAACTAGCGAGGCGGTAGCGGCCTTACCCAGTTGTATTGTGCGGCCTGAGTTAACCGAAGGCCCATATTTTGTCGATGAAAAACTCGAGCGCTCGGATATTCGTTCTGATCCGAGCAACAATGCGGTTAGCGCAGGCACACAGTTGGATATTAATGTTGTGGTGAGCCAAATTGGGGCAGGCACATGTACGGCATTAGCTGGAGCAATTGTCGATTTATGGCATTGCGATGCAGATGGAGTCTATTCAGATGCAACTGACCGCAGTTTTAACACAGTTGGTCAGAAATTTTTGCGCGGTTTTCAACGCACCGATGCCAGCGGTCTAGCCAAATTTACGACAATTTATCCAGGCTGGTATCAAGGGCGAGCGGTACATATTCACTTTAAAATTCGTACCGATGCTGGCTATGAGTTTACTTCTCAATTTTTCTTTGACGAAAGCTTGACTGATGTGGTGCATGCCCAAGCACCATATGTGGCCAAAGGCGTAAGAACCTTGCTCAATGATGGTGATGGCATTTATCAACAAAGCGGCGGCCAAACGATTTTGACGGTTACGCCAAGCGCTCAAGGCTATAGCGCCACCTTCGAGATCGGCCTGCAGATTTAA
- a CDS encoding energy-coupling factor transporter transmembrane component T, with product MSAEIYQPTAGRAREALTKTAPPAANKEWVSPVSQRQRRIARPWEGGHSLAWVAWLVAALACIGQTDQPLYLILIGAVTLLVWQSCALDSPFQAVVRVMLQLGAVLFGFNLLFSVITASMLRGQTVLFELPSWRLPQLLGGIQLGGIITAEQLASGAVRGLRLWTLLLVVGTFNACVNHYRLLRRTPQGFFQLGLVLTIGLAFVPQTLLRLRAIRDAQRLRGHRFRSWRDALPLFVPLLSGGLEQSLTLAEAMEARGFGRAQRGRIAAYWTWLGLAGVLLVCAGIWMQFFYAKASLGAIVAWVLLALGLIAMISYWWQTNRLIVRTSYRRERWTGRATAITLLAMAAPLGFWLAQRSGSAMFYRIYPKLAWPPFEPLLTLAILALLAPLWFKPSAR from the coding sequence ATGAGTGCTGAAATCTATCAACCAACCGCTGGCCGTGCCCGCGAGGCTTTGACCAAAACTGCGCCACCAGCGGCCAACAAGGAATGGGTCAGTCCAGTGAGCCAACGGCAGCGCCGCATCGCCCGCCCATGGGAAGGCGGCCATAGTTTGGCGTGGGTGGCATGGCTGGTCGCTGCCTTGGCTTGTATCGGCCAAACCGATCAACCGCTCTATTTAATCTTGATTGGGGCGGTGACTTTGTTGGTTTGGCAGAGTTGCGCCTTGGATAGCCCGTTTCAGGCAGTGGTGCGGGTGATGTTGCAACTTGGAGCGGTGCTATTTGGCTTTAATTTGCTATTTAGCGTGATTACCGCCAGTATGCTGCGCGGCCAAACGGTGCTGTTTGAGTTGCCAAGTTGGCGCTTGCCGCAACTGCTTGGTGGCATTCAACTGGGCGGAATTATCACCGCTGAACAATTGGCAAGTGGCGCTGTGCGTGGGCTACGCTTGTGGACATTATTGCTGGTGGTGGGCACATTCAACGCCTGTGTTAATCATTATCGGTTGTTACGGCGCACACCCCAAGGCTTTTTTCAATTGGGCTTGGTGCTAACCATTGGCTTGGCCTTTGTGCCCCAAACCCTGCTACGCTTGCGGGCAATTCGTGATGCCCAACGTTTGCGCGGCCATCGCTTTCGTTCGTGGCGCGATGCCTTGCCCTTGTTTGTGCCCTTGCTCAGCGGCGGTTTAGAGCAATCGCTAACGCTAGCTGAAGCCATGGAAGCTCGCGGTTTTGGCCGCGCTCAACGTGGTCGCATCGCTGCCTACTGGACATGGCTTGGGTTAGCAGGCGTGTTGCTGGTTTGTGCAGGCATCTGGATGCAGTTTTTCTATGCTAAAGCTAGCTTGGGCGCAATTGTAGCTTGGGTATTGTTGGCACTTGGCTTGATTGCCATGATCAGTTATTGGTGGCAAACCAATCGGCTAATTGTGCGCACTAGCTATCGCCGCGAACGCTGGACAGGCCGAGCCACAGCCATCACGCTTTTGGCGATGGCTGCGCCGCTAGGGTTTTGGCTGGCACAGCGTTCAGGCAGCGCAATGTTTTATCGAATTTATCCCAAATTAGCTTGGCCGCCATTTGAGCCATTGCTGACACTGGCAATATTGGCCTTGCTTGCGCCATTATGGTTCAAGCCTAGCGCTCGCTAA
- a CDS encoding DUF554 domain-containing protein, which yields MDLSLWAKLNGTLINVATVALGTGLGLALRGRLPERMQTVIMQALGLVTIFIGLSMAGSMNKAGATLQSTAQAAQPIVVDGVVIGLVGLVVGGLLGEWWRVEERLAALGDWLKAKFRGSGRFTEGFVAASLLFCIGPMTLIGSINNGLIGDAQLLIIKAALDGLAAIALASSFGIGVGFSILIILIYQGGVALAAGALATILPNPAVDPRVLIITGVGGLMVVGVGINLLDLTKIRVASLLPALLMAPLFHWLISVL from the coding sequence ATGGATCTGAGTCTGTGGGCAAAACTCAATGGAACGTTGATCAATGTGGCGACAGTGGCACTTGGCACAGGTTTAGGTCTAGCCTTGCGTGGACGTTTGCCCGAACGGATGCAAACAGTCATTATGCAGGCCCTGGGCTTGGTGACGATCTTTATTGGCTTATCGATGGCTGGTAGCATGAACAAGGCCGGAGCAACCTTGCAAAGCACGGCCCAAGCAGCTCAGCCAATTGTGGTCGATGGCGTAGTGATCGGTTTAGTTGGCTTGGTAGTTGGTGGTTTGCTGGGCGAGTGGTGGCGAGTCGAGGAGCGTTTGGCGGCGCTAGGCGATTGGCTCAAGGCCAAGTTTCGCGGCAGCGGGCGTTTTACCGAGGGCTTTGTAGCAGCCTCATTACTGTTTTGTATTGGCCCAATGACCTTGATTGGCAGCATTAACAATGGCTTGATCGGCGATGCACAATTGTTGATCATCAAGGCGGCACTCGATGGCTTGGCGGCAATTGCTTTGGCTAGCAGCTTTGGGATTGGCGTGGGCTTTTCGATCTTGATTATTTTGATCTATCAAGGTGGGGTGGCGCTGGCGGCTGGCGCGTTAGCTACGATTTTGCCCAATCCAGCGGTCGATCCACGGGTATTGATCATCACTGGGGTTGGGGGCTTGATGGTGGTTGGCGTGGGCATCAATCTGCTTGACCTGACCAAAATTCGAGTGGCTTCGCTGTTGCCTGCGCTGCTGATGGCTCCGCTGTTTCATTGGCTGATTAGTGTGCTTTAA
- a CDS encoding DUF6391 domain-containing protein yields MHGLMIFSGLFGALAVIFWFFGQPIWSLLNVPRQLNQLWQGVAVRRNHAIEHATVNVLEERYGSQLVDGCATTEGFRIRAAIDPALLFDAAREGLLRLQRGERSMAIYRRCATALSFCFLTVASIGLGMVAFLDMLSSTSIFLALTIAGALTPRLSPLFQRFFTTSLDVKGMSIGAIELVPPTLFMGLSFAAGGAEFAVRTKPARRIYQPPYRYGERVPVYVPVENNPRQR; encoded by the coding sequence ATGCATGGATTAATGATTTTTTCGGGATTATTTGGTGCGTTGGCAGTCATCTTCTGGTTCTTCGGTCAGCCAATTTGGTCATTGTTAAATGTCCCCCGTCAACTCAATCAATTGTGGCAAGGTGTGGCTGTGCGGCGAAATCACGCAATCGAACACGCCACAGTCAATGTGCTCGAAGAGCGCTATGGCTCGCAATTGGTCGATGGCTGTGCAACAACCGAAGGCTTTCGCATTCGCGCCGCGATTGATCCGGCGTTGTTGTTCGATGCTGCCCGTGAAGGTTTGTTACGGCTGCAACGCGGCGAACGCTCGATGGCAATTTATCGGCGTTGTGCAACAGCCTTGAGCTTTTGTTTTCTGACCGTTGCTTCGATCGGCCTTGGCATGGTTGCTTTCCTCGATATGTTGTCAAGTACCAGTATTTTCTTGGCATTAACCATTGCTGGCGCACTTACCCCCAGGTTAAGCCCACTTTTTCAACGCTTTTTTACAACCTCGCTCGATGTTAAGGGTATGAGTATTGGCGCGATTGAGCTAGTGCCACCAACCTTGTTTATGGGCTTGTCGTTTGCTGCTGGCGGCGCAGAGTTTGCCGTGCGCACCAAACCAGCTCGGCGCATTTATCAACCACCCTATCGCTATGGCGAACGGGTTCCGGTGTATGTGCCAGTTGAAAATAATCCCCGCCAACGCTAA
- a CDS encoding MerR family transcriptional regulator: MNEQRISIGSFAQATRLSLKALRMYDQLGILAAHYVDPQTGYRYYQAEQLATARLIGMLRQINMPLATIRQLINASAKDAEILLSRYIRSVELQAIQARRAQSLILGLIRQEGVCMSLEVTVRQQADQPILSITKRTFVNELDNVIAHAFHTMERFAAEHNLVVRGSAFGIFHGTINADDDGPIEVCLPVDQLVESQGEIVGRILPAGKVAVVTMHGDQCEFPHILAGYDAGSDWVKANGYVISDSPREIWINPPGPDALMEIAWPFHEA; encoded by the coding sequence ATGAACGAACAGCGTATCTCAATTGGTAGCTTTGCCCAAGCAACTCGACTATCGCTCAAAGCGTTGCGGATGTACGATCAACTAGGCATCTTAGCGGCTCACTATGTCGATCCACAGACTGGCTATCGTTATTATCAGGCTGAGCAATTGGCCACTGCTCGCTTGATTGGTATGTTGCGTCAAATCAACATGCCGCTCGCCACGATTCGCCAATTAATTAATGCTTCTGCTAAAGATGCCGAGATTTTGCTCAGCCGCTACATTCGTTCAGTCGAGTTGCAGGCAATCCAAGCCCGTCGTGCCCAAAGCCTCATCCTCGGGTTAATTCGTCAAGAAGGAGTTTGTATGAGCCTTGAAGTAACTGTCCGCCAACAAGCCGATCAGCCCATTCTCAGCATCACCAAACGCACGTTTGTTAACGAGTTGGATAATGTGATTGCGCATGCCTTCCACACGATGGAACGTTTTGCCGCTGAGCATAATTTAGTTGTGCGTGGCTCTGCGTTTGGCATTTTTCACGGCACGATTAACGCCGATGATGATGGCCCGATTGAAGTTTGTTTACCTGTTGATCAGCTTGTCGAGTCGCAAGGCGAGATAGTTGGGCGAATTTTGCCAGCTGGCAAAGTTGCAGTAGTCACAATGCACGGCGATCAGTGTGAGTTTCCGCATATTTTGGCGGGCTACGATGCTGGCAGCGATTGGGTCAAGGCCAATGGCTATGTGATCTCCGATTCACCGCGCGAAATCTGGATCAACCCACCTGGACCTGATGCCTTGATGGAAATTGCTTGGCCATTCCACGAAGCCTAA
- a CDS encoding M20/M25/M40 family metallo-hydrolase: protein MAINQERLLDTFCTLVRIDNPSGEEAAMAAHLIERCQALGLSCEQDAIGNVIARLAGVGSPLLLNAHMDSVAPCHGKQPVIRDGNIYSAGDTVLGADDLAGVTAFLEGIQAVLESGQPHRAIELVFTVQEETGLYGARALDYSKLQAKQGLAFDLNGDVGSICIGSPAHDSFTATITGVSAHAGVAPEKGISAIEVAAHAIAAMPLGRLDDETTANIGSIHGGKANNIVPDSVVVKGEARSRNQAKLDAQWHIMRNAFEQAAAKFGATVEIEHKQHYGPSVLAPDAEIVQLLNQAIRAIGLEPSLVVTGGGSDVSIISNNGIETANLAIGYENIHSVDEFIPIVQLQRAAQIVEQMLLMV from the coding sequence ATGGCTATCAATCAAGAGCGTCTGCTCGATACGTTTTGTACTTTGGTTCGGATCGATAATCCATCTGGTGAAGAAGCGGCGATGGCAGCCCACTTAATTGAGCGCTGCCAAGCCTTGGGGCTTAGCTGTGAGCAGGATGCGATTGGTAATGTGATTGCGCGGTTGGCTGGTGTAGGCTCGCCATTGTTGTTGAATGCCCATATGGATAGCGTTGCGCCATGCCATGGCAAACAGCCAGTCATCCGCGATGGCAATATCTACAGCGCTGGCGATACCGTTTTAGGTGCTGATGATTTGGCGGGCGTTACCGCATTTCTTGAAGGCATTCAAGCGGTTTTAGAATCAGGTCAGCCGCATCGGGCAATCGAGTTGGTGTTTACGGTGCAAGAAGAAACTGGTTTGTATGGTGCTCGAGCGCTCGATTATAGCAAGCTGCAAGCCAAACAAGGCCTCGCTTTCGATTTAAATGGCGATGTTGGGTCGATTTGTATTGGTTCGCCTGCCCACGATTCGTTTACCGCAACGATTACTGGGGTTTCAGCCCACGCTGGAGTTGCCCCCGAAAAAGGCATCAGCGCAATTGAAGTTGCTGCGCATGCGATTGCCGCTATGCCTTTAGGTCGGCTCGACGACGAAACCACCGCCAATATCGGCTCGATCCATGGCGGCAAGGCCAACAACATCGTCCCCGATTCAGTTGTGGTCAAAGGCGAAGCTCGTTCGCGGAACCAAGCCAAACTCGATGCCCAATGGCACATTATGCGCAATGCGTTCGAGCAAGCAGCCGCTAAATTTGGTGCGACAGTTGAAATTGAACACAAACAACATTATGGCCCGAGCGTGCTAGCCCCCGATGCTGAAATTGTGCAATTGCTCAATCAGGCAATTCGGGCGATTGGGCTTGAGCCTTCGTTGGTGGTCACTGGCGGCGGCAGCGATGTCAGTATTATCAGCAATAATGGCATCGAAACTGCCAACTTAGCGATTGGCTACGAAAATATTCACTCGGTCGATGAGTTTATTCCGATTGTGCAACTGCAACGAGCTGCCCAAATCGTCGAACAAATGCTCTTGATGGTCTAA
- a CDS encoding prenyltransferase/squalene oxidase repeat-containing protein: MLPRAAIHRWLLVLVALFVAMPAAAQAPTEGAKAGAWIVTQAQADGSFPGFGLGETADAVYALKATGLKVDLNVQSFIEKNASAIAAKPGIAAKFVLAELLLGYNPRAVAGVDLVAAVNGSYKADSGMYGGDVTTHALALLALNAAGAPVENKAINTLNSVQIADGSWSFTGDTTAGAGDTNTTALVVQALVAVGQGKSEVVTKAMGYLQSQQNSDGGFPYSKDSSYGSATDANSTGLVIQAIVATGGNPTAAPWATATGNPLSALLSLQNASGAFRYDAATPDDNAFATYQATPALFYVTYPLTALVTAPQPTAVPSTPVATATPQPNTPITLPDTGVPALPLWPVVIVFGLACIVAGLGLRRVA; this comes from the coding sequence ATGCTCCCTCGAGCAGCCATCCATCGTTGGTTATTGGTTTTAGTGGCGCTATTCGTAGCAATGCCAGCAGCAGCCCAAGCGCCAACCGAAGGCGCAAAAGCTGGTGCGTGGATTGTCACTCAAGCTCAGGCCGATGGCAGTTTTCCTGGCTTTGGTTTGGGCGAAACCGCCGATGCAGTTTATGCCTTGAAGGCAACTGGTTTGAAAGTTGACCTCAACGTTCAAAGCTTTATCGAAAAAAATGCTAGTGCAATCGCGGCCAAACCTGGGATTGCCGCCAAGTTTGTGTTAGCCGAATTGTTGCTGGGCTACAATCCTCGCGCCGTTGCAGGTGTTGATTTGGTCGCTGCTGTGAATGGCAGCTACAAAGCCGATAGTGGCATGTATGGTGGCGATGTTACAACCCATGCGTTGGCGTTGTTGGCCTTGAATGCGGCAGGTGCGCCAGTCGAAAATAAAGCGATCAACACCTTAAATTCAGTCCAAATTGCCGATGGATCATGGTCGTTTACTGGCGATACAACTGCTGGTGCTGGCGATACCAATACCACAGCTTTGGTCGTTCAAGCCTTAGTCGCGGTTGGTCAAGGCAAGAGCGAAGTTGTTACCAAGGCGATGGGCTACTTGCAAAGCCAACAAAATAGCGATGGTGGTTTTCCTTACTCGAAGGATTCAAGCTATGGTAGCGCCACCGATGCCAACTCAACCGGCTTGGTGATTCAAGCAATTGTGGCAACTGGCGGAAACCCAACTGCTGCCCCTTGGGCCACGGCAACTGGCAACCCATTGAGTGCCTTGTTGAGCTTGCAAAATGCCAGCGGCGCGTTCCGCTACGATGCAGCAACGCCCGATGATAATGCCTTTGCGACCTATCAAGCTACGCCTGCCTTGTTCTATGTCACCTATCCTTTGACTGCCTTGGTGACAGCACCACAGCCAACTGCTGTGCCAAGCACGCCTGTGGCAACCGCTACCCCCCAACCAAACACCCCAATTACCTTACCCGACACTGGCGTACCTGCGTTGCCATTGTGGCCTGTAGTGATTGTATTTGGATTGGCTTGTATTGTGGCTGGTTTAGGTTTGCGGCGCGTCGCTTAA
- a CDS encoding DUF1304 domain-containing protein, translated as MAIVSLILVGLVAVEHIYILYLEMFAWTQPRTMKSFGLTPEFAQQSKSLAANQGLYNGFLAAGLIWGLVHPTVEFGLQIQLFFVLCVVVAAIYGGLTAKRSILFIQGGPAIVALVALLIHMFV; from the coding sequence ATGGCAATCGTTAGTTTAATTTTGGTGGGCTTGGTGGCGGTCGAACATATTTATATTTTGTATCTTGAGATGTTTGCTTGGACGCAGCCGCGCACCATGAAATCGTTCGGTTTAACGCCTGAGTTTGCCCAACAATCCAAATCGTTAGCAGCCAATCAAGGCTTGTACAATGGTTTTTTGGCGGCTGGCTTAATTTGGGGTTTGGTGCATCCCACTGTCGAGTTTGGCTTGCAGATTCAACTCTTTTTTGTGCTTTGTGTGGTCGTGGCAGCAATTTATGGTGGCTTGACCGCCAAGCGCTCAATTTTGTTCATCCAAGGTGGCCCGGCGATTGTGGCTTTGGTGGCTTTGCTGATCCACATGTTTGTTTAG
- a CDS encoding penicillin-binding transpeptidase domain-containing protein: MQRFLKSLAGLIAVGLIIYGMVPWSKEEHWLPCLWIATILGGFAIWPIRTQRATGIYTATQNLALFMIIGFTMLTLQLLRTQVIRADEIYNRVVAEDDGNIISNIRLVRSTNRIKRGAIFDSQGVTLAENVIVSDNRSYRTYPIANQYDMRAFGHTLGYVSSIYGLYGLESSYNEYLAGGKGNSWQNLQNQLFSRPREGNNVQLTINAQLQDRAFKALDGRVGSVVVIDVKTGAIRAMVSTPSFDPSQLTLRLDAEDYSAESDRVVNYWNSLISDESRPLVFRSTQGQYPPGSTFKTVTAIGVLNNPEVGKPEDITCPNELFPQTDVSVPVVNAVDDEAGYIAQKFGEKFGLDGVYAFSCNTAFAQYGIRLQSDGRNLLEDQARRFHIYPADELPDTGDLTDLPSAPSQLYGGEDGDEWWSQPVAIADTAYGQGRLLVTPLEMAMITQAIGNNGDMMKPYLVERVTTPQGGELYQARPRKIGDPMSVEVSQRIRISMKAVVEQGWSGATVAGVPGYSVGGKSGTAENPLGAPHAWFISLAPLEDPKYAVAVMVENGGEGTSVGGSLAGIVMSAALEINP; this comes from the coding sequence ATGCAGCGTTTCTTGAAATCACTTGCAGGGTTAATCGCGGTTGGCTTGATTATCTATGGGATGGTGCCATGGTCAAAAGAAGAACATTGGTTGCCATGTTTATGGATCGCTACCATCTTGGGTGGTTTTGCGATTTGGCCGATTCGCACCCAACGCGCCACTGGCATTTATACTGCAACCCAAAACTTAGCTTTGTTTATGATTATCGGTTTTACCATGTTGACGCTGCAATTGCTGCGCACCCAAGTGATTCGCGCCGATGAGATTTATAATCGGGTGGTTGCCGAGGACGATGGCAACATTATTAGCAATATTCGCTTAGTTCGTAGCACCAATCGAATCAAGCGTGGCGCAATTTTCGATTCGCAAGGCGTTACCTTAGCCGAAAATGTGATCGTTTCTGATAATCGTTCCTATCGCACTTACCCAATTGCCAATCAATACGATATGCGAGCCTTTGGTCATACTCTGGGCTATGTTAGCAGCATCTATGGCTTGTATGGCTTGGAAAGTAGCTATAACGAATATTTGGCTGGGGGCAAGGGCAATAGCTGGCAAAATTTGCAAAATCAGCTGTTTAGCCGCCCGCGCGAAGGCAATAACGTGCAACTAACGATCAACGCGCAATTACAAGATCGAGCTTTCAAAGCGCTCGATGGGCGGGTTGGTTCGGTTGTGGTAATCGATGTCAAAACCGGAGCAATTCGGGCGATGGTCAGCACGCCCAGCTTTGATCCTTCGCAATTAACCTTGCGGCTCGATGCCGAAGATTATTCGGCGGAAAGCGATCGAGTGGTCAATTATTGGAACTCGTTGATCAGCGATGAATCACGGCCATTAGTTTTTCGCTCAACCCAAGGCCAATACCCACCAGGCTCGACCTTTAAAACTGTAACCGCAATTGGGGTGCTGAATAACCCTGAGGTTGGCAAGCCAGAAGATATCACCTGCCCCAACGAGCTTTTTCCACAAACGGATGTAAGTGTGCCAGTGGTCAATGCGGTTGATGATGAAGCTGGCTATATCGCCCAGAAATTTGGTGAAAAGTTTGGGCTTGATGGGGTTTATGCCTTTTCGTGCAACACAGCCTTTGCCCAATATGGCATTCGCTTGCAAAGTGATGGGCGCAATTTGCTCGAAGATCAAGCGCGGCGTTTTCATATTTACCCCGCCGATGAATTGCCCGACACTGGCGATTTGACCGATTTGCCTTCAGCGCCCAGCCAACTCTATGGTGGCGAAGATGGCGATGAATGGTGGAGCCAGCCCGTGGCAATTGCCGACACTGCCTACGGTCAAGGCCGCTTGCTGGTCACCCCACTTGAAATGGCGATGATCACCCAAGCCATCGGCAATAACGGCGATATGATGAAGCCCTACTTGGTCGAACGGGTGACCACACCCCAAGGCGGCGAGTTGTATCAAGCCCGCCCACGCAAAATCGGCGATCCGATGAGCGTCGAGGTTTCGCAACGCATCCGGATTTCGATGAAGGCGGTGGTTGAGCAAGGTTGGTCGGGGGCAACGGTAGCTGGTGTGCCAGGTTATAGTGTTGGCGGCAAATCGGGCACAGCCGAAAATCCCCTTGGCGCACCGCACGCCTGGTTTATCTCGTTGGCTCCGCTGGAAGACCCCAAATATGCGGTGGCCGTGATGGTTGAGAATGGCGGCGAAGGCACCAGTGTTGGCGGCTCGTTGGCAGGGATTGTCATGTCGGCAGCATTGGAAATCAATCCATAA
- a CDS encoding S41 family peptidase: MRYRWLLLLGIGLLASCTAQLPWAATPTVPPTSTATTAPLALATPTLLPSPTAQPSLEPTPTLELAQATPTTTTPMSPAERLALFNNVWQTVNEHYLYPDFNGVDWAAVRTEIEPQVQAAPDDETLYTILEGMVAKLDDQHSRFARPVEAVYEDAVASGTDSYVGIGVLTIHEENAAFITLVFPDSPAQEAGLMRGDRITAVEGQPFTSADQIRGPAGSQVRLTIQTPQADPRELLITRRAVVGKITPSGRRLPNAPTVGYLLIPSLWADDMHTQVVSELSKLIADPQPLDGLILDLRSNGGGWRSVLEGILGQFVSGEVGNFYSQEKLYPLNVKPGLLYEQLHQVPLAVLIDKDSASYAEVLAGTLQFNGALVLGQASQGNTETIFQYNFEDGSRLWVAQEGFKLPDGSNFETTGVQPNIVVEDDWTQYTIPNDPAILQAIVSFSER, encoded by the coding sequence ATGCGTTATCGTTGGTTGCTTTTGCTGGGAATTGGATTGCTCGCTAGCTGTACTGCACAATTGCCTTGGGCGGCCACGCCAACTGTGCCACCAACCTCGACCGCGACCACGGCTCCCCTAGCCTTGGCGACCCCAACCTTGTTGCCCAGCCCAACTGCGCAACCGAGCCTTGAGCCAACGCCAACCCTTGAGTTAGCCCAAGCCACACCAACCACGACTACGCCGATGAGTCCCGCCGAACGGCTAGCCTTGTTCAATAATGTTTGGCAAACGGTCAACGAACATTATTTGTATCCCGATTTTAATGGGGTGGATTGGGCCGCCGTACGGACTGAAATCGAGCCACAAGTGCAGGCTGCGCCCGATGATGAAACGCTTTATACAATTCTGGAAGGCATGGTCGCCAAACTCGATGATCAACATTCGCGCTTTGCCCGACCAGTTGAAGCGGTTTATGAAGATGCAGTTGCCAGCGGAACCGATAGCTATGTTGGCATCGGTGTGCTGACAATTCACGAAGAAAATGCCGCCTTTATTACCTTGGTTTTTCCCGATAGCCCAGCTCAAGAGGCTGGCTTGATGCGTGGCGACCGAATTACTGCCGTCGAAGGCCAGCCGTTTACGAGTGCTGACCAAATTCGTGGCCCTGCAGGCAGCCAAGTGCGGCTGACGATTCAAACGCCCCAAGCTGACCCGCGCGAGTTGCTGATAACACGGCGAGCGGTGGTTGGCAAAATTACGCCGTCAGGCCGTCGTTTGCCCAATGCGCCAACCGTTGGCTATTTGCTGATTCCTAGTTTGTGGGCCGACGATATGCATACCCAAGTTGTCAGCGAACTCAGTAAATTGATCGCCGATCCTCAGCCACTTGATGGCTTGATTTTGGATCTGCGATCCAACGGCGGTGGCTGGCGCAGCGTGCTTGAAGGCATTTTGGGCCAATTTGTCAGCGGCGAGGTTGGCAATTTCTATAGTCAAGAAAAACTATATCCGTTAAATGTTAAACCTGGCTTGTTGTATGAGCAGTTGCATCAAGTGCCGCTGGCGGTGCTGATCGATAAAGATAGCGCTTCTTATGCTGAGGTGTTGGCTGGAACGCTGCAATTTAACGGCGCTTTGGTGTTGGGTCAAGCCAGCCAAGGCAATACCGAAACGATTTTTCAATATAATTTTGAGGATGGCTCACGCTTGTGGGTGGCTCAAGAGGGCTTTAAATTGCCCGATGGCAGCAATTTTGAAACCACAGGTGTGCAGCCAAATATTGTGGTCGAAGACGATTGGACCCAATACACGATTCCAAATGATCCAGCGATTTTACAAGCGATTGTTTCATTTAGCGAGCGCTAG